A region from the Pseudomonadota bacterium genome encodes:
- a CDS encoding DUF4160 domain-containing protein, with protein sequence MISSSGEAKFWLEPVVALANSEGLKSLELRRIQKIVEHNCEKFRKAWKDFFGV encoded by the coding sequence GTGATATCATCTAGTGGCGAGGCGAAGTTTTGGTTGGAGCCGGTGGTTGCCCTAGCTAACTCAGAGGGCCTTAAGTCTCTTGAGTTGCGTCGAATCCAAAAGATTGTGGAGCATAATTGTGAAAAATTCCGGAAAGCTTGGAAAGATTTCTTTGGGGTGTGA